From the Ctenopharyngodon idella isolate HZGC_01 chromosome 3, HZGC01, whole genome shotgun sequence genome, one window contains:
- the LOC127508203 gene encoding uncharacterized protein LOC127508203, whose product MIGAEMTDVFISSGENVRLPCNNALSDCNSTTWIYYNRFRHSAAVELIGLGIKNKDTEIHERLSLGSDCFLNIKNITEEDYGFYTCRQYVNGGKQGTDAHVYLHVLHVSVSSSSSSSSSSQTEISPGRSVTLSCQLYSGFSCDDLVRSEGLQLLWVNQAGVDLTTDSRYQILFSSDHCIITLTTTLLNEDDNREWRCQLTLRNQLQTSVRYTVKYSAQDVHESTVRGRVRMV is encoded by the exons ATGATTGGAGCAGAAATGACTGATGTGTTCATCAGTTCTGGTGAAAATGTCCGTCTGCCCTGTAATAATGCTCTTTCTGACTGCAACTCAACTACATGGATCTACTATAACAGATTCAGACATTCAGCAGCAGTTGAACTGATTGGTTTAGGGATAAAGAATAAAGACACAGAGATACATGAGAGACTGAGTCTGGGGTCTGACTGCTTTCTGAACATCAAGAACATCACAGAAGAAGATTATGGATTTTACACCTGCAGACAATATGTGAATGGAGGAAAACAAGGAACTGATGCacatgtttatctgcatgtcCTTCATG TTTCAGtgtcttcatcatcatcatcatcatcatcctcacagACTGAGATCAGTCCAGGTCGctctgtgactctctcctgtcaGTTGTATTCTGGATTCTCCTGTGATGATTTGGTCCGTTCTGAGGGACTTCAGCTGTTGTGGGTGAATCAGGCTGGTGTTGATCTGACGACAGACTCCAGATATCAGATATTATTCTCATCAGATCACTGTATCATCACTCTGACtacaacactcctgaatgaagaTGACAACAGAGAGTGGAGATGTCAGCTTACTCTCAGAAATCAACTCCAGACCTCAGTCAGATACACTGTCAAGTATTCAG CTCAGGATGTGCATGAATCTACAGTCAGAGGTAGAGTCAGAATGGTTTGA